From the genome of Brachionichthys hirsutus isolate HB-005 chromosome 9, CSIRO-AGI_Bhir_v1, whole genome shotgun sequence:
aaacattttatgtgACACAACctataataaaacataaaataatctCATACATTGACGACAGtcaatgtctttaaaaaaaaagtaatctaaTGCTAGCTATTAAGTGAGTACAAATGAATGTACTTGTCCAGAACTGCAGTGGTCCAGCCGAGTGGCTGGTGGAGGGGAACTCATCGGGTCTGATTCCACTTTGGGTCAACACGTCCACTGTGTACATCTGACCAGCGAGCAATGAGctaagaaacacaaagaagcaCATAAAAACTTTGGActacagcaaaaacaacaaaaaaatcagtAATTTTTAAGCTcctgctttgtgtttctcttgCTAGTTTAAAGTGTGTTTACTTGTGTACTTGTTTTCTACCTCTGCTTTTTGACAGTGCGCACCTGAACACCTACATTTTACATCAGGGATGACACCTATCACCCATACTCAGGGGTCTccaaacgttttcctgtgagggccacataactttacccttctctgatggagggccggggtcagtttgtaggaagagtgtgacgatggcaggggtgcctaaacatttactgttttccagacagccgccaaataaccctttattcacagaaaaaaagagccAGGAGATAAATagtaacactattaataaaataaataataactaaataactcTTTCCAGGTTTGTcactggtcgtatgtgatcatcattaaaattgtcccaaacgaaaggaagaatgcttttcttcagaatattaatatattatccactatcaatattatttttaggaaacaaaagatcaaattaatgacccctcttaaatgcaccccataccattattgatcccccaccggctaatCATGTGGTATGGAAAGGAaagtaataatacaaataaataaattaacttttttggtctctggtattgttcaagGGGGCCgtgccaaatgtggaggcgggctgtaGTTTGGGGATCCCTGCCCTTACTAAATAAGAGCAACAGAGATGAAACAGTGCCCTCTATAGTGGTGATATGCTAAATCTACAAAAGCCATTTCAAGTGAAGTGCTACAACAGCACCACTTAGTGGACGCATGGGATCCTGCAGTTTGGTGATTTTTTGAGCTGACCTGAAGGTATGCTCAGTGCTGCTGGTGTTGAGCACAGCAGTGCGGGCATCACTCCCATCTGAAGGCAGCAGAGACACATGCACCCTGCTGACTGCTGCGTGACGAGCTGCCTGGACCATCCACCTCAGCCATGCCTGAGAAGAGGACACGTTGaccacctgcagctgctccacccTCCGAGGCCCTAGTGCGGAAGCACACGCAAATTCACATGAAAACGCATCCACGTGTGCATTCAAACAAATGTGACTGCACAGAAATGTTAAAGAGTGTGCTCACTTGTGCGTATTAGTGCAGTGGCAGGCTGGCTGACATCGTTGCTGTTGGTGTTACGCTTGGTGGAGAAGGTGGAGATGTTGTAAAGCACCCCAGGGATCAGGCCTCGCATGACATGCGTGGACTTGTGCCTGTCCAGCAGATCCGATTTCCGATTGGTCCGGCCCAAAGGACCATAGGTGACGATAAACCCGCTGATCAGGCTGCGAGAGGGCTCCGGCTGATCCCAGCGCAGTTCCAGCTCGTTCTCCTCCACACGCAACACGTGGAGACCCGAGGGAGGCAGCAGGTCTGGGAACAGTGGCAACCTTACATGTCTCATCCACACTATAAATAATTACAGAGTCATCTTTGTAATTCAGATGATGAACATCTGCGTGTCGGGCAGAAATAACGGGGGGAACAGGGTGGACTTCACCTACTGACTCTTACTGACCTTTGTCACAGTCTTTGCCTGTGTGTCCTGCTTTGCAAACGCAGTTATAGTTGCCCTTCCTGTCACTCCTGCAGAGGCCACGGTTTCCACAAGGCTGCAGTACACACGGATTCTccactaggggggggggcaaagacagGCAATTAATATGAATGGTTCCGTCTGAGTAGAGTTGCATGAATTAccttttaaaatcaataaatctgTGGGCAGGCAGTGACTTACGCATCTGGCATTGGTCCCCGAAGAACCCCTCTttgcacacgcacaaataaTTCCTCCGGTAACCCCGACACACACCACCGTTTAGGCAAGGGCTGGACTCACACCCGTCCTGCTCTGAACACAAATATTTATGGTAGAATTTGACCGCTGTCCTGTATATTCTCTGTTAGAATATTAAAGTAAGTCAATAGGCCGTGTGGGCCAAGTACCTAGTTCACAATTCTGGCCTTTAAAGTTTTGTAGACAGCGACACATGTAGGAGCCGGGCTGGTTCTCGCACGTTCCACCATGCTGGCAGGGTTCTGACTGGCACTCATTTATGTCTTAAGGTGGTTGAGACACAGGAACTTCATCAGTGCCGTCTGGATTTAGGCACCGACTATTAGAGGACTTTGACCAGGCTCTACCTGTCTGACAGCGCTTTCCACTGAAGCCATCGCGACACTCACACTGGTAGGATCCCACGTGGTTTCGGCAGGTACCGCCGTTGAGACAAGGCCGTGACAAGCATTCATTGATCTCTGTAATGACGGGGAATTCATTATAACTCATTATAAATCAACATcagcacaaatattttttgttttctgcttcagtAACAGAGTGAATGTTAATGTGTTTGGTTACagaccctcacaaatggggggCTGGCTCCAGTCCCCCTGGATACCACAGATGCTCTGTGTGGCTCTGGGCACGGACATGAAGCCTGAGTGGCACATATACACAGCCACCGAGCCTGGTGTTGTTGAGGAGAACTGGACCTCAGCATGCTTGACTTTGGGAGGCGGACCACAGCCCATCTCTGAACGCAAACACAGTCGAAACGTCAGCATGGCGGCACCATAACACAAAGCTTGCAAACACTCACCAAGGACACCAGGCTCTCTGTTTCAGTGCTTCTAAAATGACCTCCAGCATGCTATCAGAGTATGTAGACATGAATCATAAAGTCTAATCAGGTCTTACTTTAAATAGCTAACGTAGACGCTCTATATTTGTGATGGTGGGGCTGCCAGTGCAGCAACACTGCTAAGATTATCTTCGGTTGGAAAGCCACTCGGATATTCAGCAACGTCTGCTTACCTGCAGAGGGTGGTGGTGAGCTCCTGCTGATTTCACAGTGCCTGCCGCTAAAGGCCTCAGTGCATTCACATTTGTACTTTCCTATATAGTGAAAGCACGTTCCTCCATTCAGACAAGGGCTGGAGGCACAGGGGTCTGGCTTCCCTGcaagaaaacatgcaaagtgagcATTATCATTGGTAATAACAACtagaacaacaaaataataacaatgttattTGCATAGCGTCTTCAAGTGCTGTCAAGGTATTAGATTTTCATTACATGAAGCCCTGACGCGCGCAGGATTAGGCGTGGCCAtctttaaatgttgtgtttacaAGCGAGGGCAAATCCTACTTCCTAAGGCTTTTAACAAAATCCAGCCCAAAGTGACAAAGCAGCATTAAGCAATGCGATGACGCAATACCAATATCAAAAACAAGAAGAAcacataaaatgtttttgaatttgttttggcCCTCAGACCCAATGTGTGGACACTCTTCTACAACTTCTAACACAAAGGCAGCGGCGTCAAAAAGCTAGGacctttattttaatgttagaCTGCAGCATTCTGCTTTAACTGTCATTGTTTAAAGATATAAAACTCATGTAAAAGAGAGACATAGCCTAATGATTAGTGCTTAAGTCATGTATCTCTATATTAAGACATATTTCTGATGATCAcgagaattcttttttttgcaaccTCATGAAAAAGTCAAATCAAGCTTCAAAATCACTCCTAGatcagtaaaaatgaaaaattgtCGTTCAAGTCCTGGTATGCACACGTTCCCCTGAACCATAGGTTGTAGAACTGTCGATACTGAACGCCACCCATCTGTGGAAGGAGGTTGCACAGTCGAACTGGTAAAATCAGCAGGACGTCCTCTCTGCACTGAAAAGCTGATGCTTTGCAAACATTTGCCAGACACACTGTGAAAACGGCAGTTCTGCTGGAGACCCAATTCTGGCTGTGCATTGCTGCACGATCAACCACCAAGAGGCTGACTTAGCTCGAACAGACAACCAAACTTTACTGGAGCTGAGATCCTGCATGGAGGATCGATATTTTCTGTTCATTAAGTTTATCCAAAATCAGACTTATCTAAAAGCTACTGCTCAAGGGCAGCACTCACCCACTTCACAGTGTTTTCCGGTGAACCTGTAaggacacacacatctgtagcTCCCTGCCTCCTCTTTGCAGGAGCCTCCGTTGCGGCAGGGACCAGAAGCACATGTATTGAGTCTAACtagaaggagacagagagaaggggaTCCATGAAGCAGGAGTCTCGcttttaatcacacacacacacacacacacaaataaatcgGTTCCAGTTGTTTGCAACTCAAGACATAATTCAGGATGATAGCTCACAACTCAGACAACAAGTACAAATTATCATAAGCCTTTCAGCGCTGTAATATTTCAAGCAGCATTACGAGTAATGACATGTTTCCTGGTGCATAGCTAGATTTGAGCATGAGTAAAAAACACATCAGTCTGGGGGGACGTTTTGCCTAAGGGATCAGCTCATGTGAATGTGTTCCAAGAGAGTTTTAAAGTTATGCTACCTTTTTCACAGTGCTTCCCCGAGTAGCCATATTTGCATTCGCAGGTGTACCCTCCGTCCCGCTCGTAGCAGTAGCCCCCATTCAGACACGGAGAGGAGTCGCAGACCGATTGGGGCTGtactgaaaaacacacaccgaTACTTGACTGTGTTCCACCGTACTGGGAAATGGTAAACCTCTTTAATTTCATTCAATCGAGCGGCACCAACATCTGAAAACACGGGTTACTTCAGGTTTCAAATGTCTCTTCAcacatcataaaaaaataaaaataaaaaaggtcatCGTAAAACTACAAATGTGACTGTTCCTTTTAAAACAGTGGCACTCTTTAAGACCCGTGTGTTTGTCGCTATAGAAACCAGCAGCTCATGCAGGGACACAGAGATTGTGCCTGAGGCTCTTACCATATGGGTAGAATTCCTTCATGTCTGCATAATGCTCGGCTGCACTCGTCTGACACGTGCACAGGTAGGCGCCTCCGTACTCCAGGCAGGGGCCTCCATCAGGACACGTCCTGCTGTTGCTGCATGGCATCTCAGTTACTTCTGAGGGGAAGGGAATGCAGTCACACATTTAATTCGCATTCACACAACAGAGCGTGTTTTTGAGGAGATATGCCTGATAGGATTCTACAGGTTGCACCCACCAAACTGACAGTAGAGTCCTGTGTAACCTGAGGGGCATTCGCATGTCCCATTGCTGTCCACGCACACACCCCCGTTCTGGCAAAGGCATTCttctgcagagacaggaagagagagagtgagagagaaagagactcaGTGTTGGACAGACAGTTTTCAGTCTTGGCTTGTGCGTAAGCTTAGGCTGCAGATACAAATGTTCAGCACATGTACAACATGCCGCCGTCTTTCATCTGCTGCTCTGTAAACTCTATCAGTTCACTCTCTTTTCGCTTTCcctcatttcccccccccaacaaaggTCGCAGGACCAGAGGGCTACCACTCAGCATGCTGTACATCCGCTCCATACCATTCatatgaatgtttttattttcctctccttcctgatTGCAGCAGTGGATCAAAGGATGCGGCCGCATCGCAGCTAAATGGCTCCCTTTGAAGTCCCGGGAGCTCTGTGgagggttttatttttcctgatgaTATGGAGCATATTTTGTGACCAGAATGAACGGCTCCCCCGAGGGCAATTAATGGATTGTTAATTTGCAACTTTCATTGGCCACCTGTGCGGCCCGGGCCCTTTGATCTGAGAACCTGATTAGGCACTTCTGAATCCCGCCACATTCTCTTCCTCGGAGGATCGTGCTCCTTTTTCCACTGTGCCGTCCATGTGAGCAGGGCAGGAAACTATTTGGGAGATTTAAGAGTTATTTCAGCTCAAGCTATTTGCAATAGCTCAAATACTATGCTATTAAAGAGCGTTCGGTGGGGAAAGAAGAATTCTTGCAACAACTGCTGTCAGACAATGACACTAACCTCCGACCAGAGCTTGAATCAGCTTCAAGCGTCTTGTAATCATTGTAAAAATCTAACACGATGCGATACAGCCATTAAACATAATGGAGAAGGCGGAGGAGGTCATTAGTTGAGGATGATAGCGTTCTGCATATTCTGTGCTAAGCGCCCTGTGGCTATGTAAGCAGCAGCTGTGCTTTAATCTACAACGTGGAGCAATGGCCGACTTCCAGAGGAACTCGTGGCGGTGAGGAAGCATGCATATTTTAACAGCTCTGTCTGAAGAGATGACCTGAATACCAAAGAGTAGCTTGGACTCATAAAGACGCCTTTCTAAGTCTAGACAAAGCGCTTCCTCTTGTTggtaaactaataaaaacgtGCTGTAAAACAATTATACACAACATCAAGCGACTGGTTCCTGTAGTAAACTGCGGGTGAGGGCCATGTCAGTTTTGATAATTACAATAATCCATCATTATGGCCAGGGCAGACTTCCAAATTCCTGTGGGGTAGCGCAGCTCCTCTTTAACAGCACCAGTCTGCCCCCTCTACCTGCCTGCTTCCTGCAGCCGGCCGGCCCGGGTGTACAGTACCTTCACACTGGTCACCATAGAAGCCTGGCGCACACGTGCAGTTGGAGATTCCTGGGCTGCTGTATTCACAGATCCGGCTCTTCCTACAGTCTCCCTCTTCGCACAAAGCTGCACGTAGAAAAGCACGACAAAGTTGTGACAAAGTACCTGCGGAAACATTCGTAAGCGCTTGAGCCGTGGCTGACTTGCTTTTACCCGTTTGGTTTTCTGCCCCAGTTGGATTGACCTGAAGCGCCACCAGCTCTGAGAGGAAAACAGGAGCGTGCTTTAAAAGGGCTTCATACGAATAGCATCAAAACATACGTATTCCCTCACTGAACTCCGGCAGAATTATGCAATGGCAATATGTTTTAAAGCGGTTTTAAATCAAAGACAGATCTATGCAAGCAAATccagtgaaaataaaatccagtttGAGTACTATTGTGTACTATTTCTGCTTTTGTTGTCAGAAAACCAACAAAGGTTTTTGATGACAGGTAGATCAATCCTTCAACAGCCAAGATCAGTGAGTTCCCACTAAAATAATTTCTGTTCATGCTTGAGTATTTGCCAATtgatcagatttattttgtaattctcTCAGAATGACCCTCAAACCAAACTTGTGGAGGTGGCAAAACAGCAAAACCGACACATACCTCATTGGATTTATTATGTTTGCTGCTAGGCTGATGGACAAACAGAAACTTTTGCTCACTGCAGTAGCAACTACGCCAGAAAAATGCTTCAAACCATCCTGTCAGATTCTGTAACCGGATCAGGAATTTTAGCTCATAATTTGCTTTCATAGCTGTTGAGAAAACACACGTTTGGCTCGCAATCAGGATTCTAGTTGGAAAAAATGCTATATAATTAAAAAGAGCTTATTAGGTCAACATCTTCTATgaagatacattttaaaacatgctcTTCTCGTCCACGTTCAAGTCACCTGTCTCACAGTGCGTTCCTGTGAAGGCGGCAGGACAAACGCAGGTGAAGTTGGCCGCCTGATCGATGCACTCGCCTCCGTTCAGACAAGGCTGAGACTCACATTCATTTATGTCTAGAAGGTGCACAAAAAAACAGGGGTTAATTTGCCATTTATTAAGTTCCCAACTATTATTTTTCagtcttcaaataaaaaaacctaCTCAGGAACATAGAGCCAGATTAAGGGCGCTGAACTTCCCTTCTCAACGTGTCGAGTTTCAGTAACCAGGTGTCTGGTATTAGG
Proteins encoded in this window:
- the sned1 gene encoding sushi, nidogen and EGF-like domain-containing protein 1, translating into MVLVLRSLLPCFCTLFSLNLLPGVEPAVPLEEFYPFGKDKGDSQTIAQDDGGSRLVKISVAFPFFGDRHTGLYVNNNGLVSFLREVSQFTPVAFPIAGDRRVVAPFWADVDNRRAGKVFYRESKEPSILRRASGDVRTHFSEFPNFNATWVLISTWLQVTFFGGNSLTPVNTFQVVLITDGELSFTIFQYNNIAWTTGMHASSGGNLAGLGGIAAQAGFNAGDGKRYFNIPGSRTSDVVNVEGTTNVGYPGRWVFRIDDAHVEVGGCNNSASVCPHLRPCLNGGQCIDDCITGNPSFTCSCLAGFTGQRCQIDVDECASDPCQNGGTCENQINGFICRCPPGYTGSQCETDIDECKDKPCLNNASCVQGAGSFTCVCEPGYTGILCETDINECESQPCLNGGECIDQAANFTCVCPAAFTGTHCETELVALQVNPTGAENQTALCEEGDCRKSRICEYSSPGISNCTCAPGFYGDQCEEECLCQNGGVCVDSNGTCECPSGYTGLYCQFEVTEMPCSNSRTCPDGGPCLEYGGAYLCTCQTSAAEHYADMKEFYPYVQPQSVCDSSPCLNGGYCYERDGGYTCECKYGYSGKHCEKVRLNTCASGPCRNGGSCKEEAGSYRCVCPYRFTGKHCEVGKPDPCASSPCLNGGTCFHYIGKYKCECTEAFSGRHCEISRSSPPPSAEMGCGPPPKVKHAEVQFSSTTPGSVAVYMCHSGFMSVPRATQSICGIQGDWSQPPICEEINECLSRPCLNGGTCRNHVGSYQCECRDGFSGKRCQTDINECQSEPCQHGGTCENQPGSYMCRCLQNFKGQNCELEQDGCESSPCLNGGVCRGYRRNYLCVCKEGFFGDQCQMLENPCVLQPCGNRGLCRSDRKGNYNCVCKAGHTGKDCDKDLLPPSGLHVLRVEENELELRWDQPEPSRSLISGFIVTYGPLGRTNRKSDLLDRHKSTHVMRGLIPGVLYNISTFSTKRNTNSNDVSQPATALIRTRPRRVEQLQVVNVSSSQAWLRWMVQAARHAAVSRVHVSLLPSDGSDARTAVLNTSSTEHTFSSLLAGQMYTVDVLTQSGIRPDEFPSTSHSAGPLQFWTKPLPPQNLSLSRVTTNSALIAWSRHPRHIPDGFVVNVTRGLNTRSRFLPNGKLGSYTLRELTPGQHYNVALTSVKNTGQEQIHSTPQHLAFTTLPMEARSGRRERPALIGQSGRTLPPSQPKATAATTEIGNSEELPRYTELVDRRGRIAAKFTHMPRKAIRHRAKPDPPIKLEKMEETTNKISLALEIQEDGVRTKPEPPPDCRSLSCQNGGACVNGSGSFICDCAAGFKGRRCELSCQRLPHPCTRLYSETKSVPVWEDGVCHYLYKRTYKVQQDVCYREICEPVPPKKSQKEQTDSNKENADSDEKEL